GAACTCACCGCGGCAGACAGCAGGCCGGGATCCACGCCGTCGCGGTCGGTGTCGACCAGCACGACCCGATCCGGATGCTCCGACTGCGCCGAGCGCACCAATCCCCACACGGCGGCCGCGGCCACATCTGGAGCCTCACCGGTGGCGGCGGCCACCGCGCCTCGGGTGACGACGACGAGCCGTGATCCCGCAGCGTGCCCCGCACCCAACCACCACTGCAGGTGCTCCAGCACCCATCCCGTAAAAGACCGTGCCGCCGAAGGAATGTCGTCATTGCCCGCATCGGAGGGGCAAATGAGGCACACGGCCTCCGGGACCGGCCGATCGTCATCGGCGGCGCTCAACTCATGGAGACCAGCCACATGCCGCAGCGCGGCATCCGCCGAGTTCCGTATCGCGTCGTCGCTGCCTATGACGAGCCACTCGGTCTCAGGCGGGCCGGAAGACGGTGCCACGGACAGCGGGGTCCAGTCGGTGTGGAAGAGCGAGTCGCGATAGCCGCCCGCCGCCGCCAACCGTTCCGGCGCCATTGGTCGCAGCTCAAGGTGCTCGATCGCGAAGACCTCTCGGCCGGTCTCGTCCACCGCGCGTACGCACGCACCGTCCGGTCCGGTGGGAGAAAGCCAGACCCGCAGCGTTGACGACGCGGTCTCCCGTAGCCGCACCCCATTCCAGGAGAACGGCAGCCGCACATCGTCCGTAGCCGTCTCCGCGCCCATCGTTCCGGCATGTACCGCTGCGTCCAACAATGCCGGATGCAGCACGAACCGCGCCGCCATGTTCTCGGCTGCGGCAGGCAACCGGACTTCGGCGAAGAGTTCGGCGCCTCGCTGCCAGATCTTGCGCACCCCTTGGAAAACAGGCCCGTACCCAACACCGTTCGCGGCCAGCCGGTCATACGCGCCGTCCACGGGAATCACGCGCGCACCATCGGGCGGCCAAACTCCCGTCAATTCGTCCGGTGGTCGGAGGTTCGACGCGTTGTCTCCGGCCAACAGTCCGCGCGCGTGGCGGGTCCAGGGGGTGGGTGAGTCCGCTGGGGACGGACGGGAATACACCCCGACCGTTCGGTGCCCCGTCTCGGTGTCGGCCCCGTCGATCATCACCTCGACCGACATCTCGTCCTCAGCTCGGAGCACCATCGGTGTCTCCAGCACCAGCTCCACCAGGTGATTGGCCCCTACTCGGCCGCCGGCGGCCGCCACTGCCTCCACCCAGGTGGCCCCGGGGACCACCACGGTGTCGAACACCTCGTGATCAGCCAGCCAGGGATGCGATTCCAACGAGATCCGGCCGGAGAACACCCAACCGTCGGACTCGGGAAGCTCCACCTCCGCCCGCAGCAACGGGTGCTCCACGGGCTGCAGCCCGACCTCGGTCACGTCTCCCGCACCGGCGCGGCCGGACAACCAGAACCGTTCCCGCTGAAATGCATACGTCGGCAGGTCCACGTGGCCCGCCGAGGGGCCGAACGCCGGAGACCAGTTCACGCCGAGGCCATTCGTCCACGCGCGCCCCAGCGACTCCAGCATCCGGTCCCAGCCACCGCGATCTCGCTTCAGGGACGGCACTACCAGACCACCGCGGTCAGACGATTCCAGGAGCTGCTCCATTGCGGTGGTCAACACGGAATGCGGGGCCGATTCGACGAAGTACTCGAAGCCCTGGTCCCGCAACCGCTCGATGGCCGGGGCGAACCACACCGGCTCGCGCATGTTCCGATACCAGTAGTCGGCGGTCAGCTCCGGGCCCTCGACCCACTCCCCGGTGCTCGTCGACAACATCGGCACGCACGCCGGACGGGGGCGAACCGGCGCCAATGCCGCCAGAATTTCTTCCCGCAGCGGCTCCACCTGCGGGCAATGCGTGGCACAGTCCACCCCGGGAATCCGCCACGAGTGCACCCCGTCCTCGGTGAGCGCGCGGCGCAACTCCTCCACGGCATCCGGGTCGCCGGTGACGGCCACCGAGCGCGGCCCGTTCACCCCGGCCAAGGACAACCGCCCCTCCCATGCCGCCAACCGCTGCACGACGTCTTCGGCGCCAAGAGCGGCGACCGCCATCGCGCCTCGGCCCTGCAAGGCGCGCAACGCCTTCGCTCGCAGCGCCACTACCCGCGCCCCGTCGTCGAGTGACAGCGCGCCGGCCACGCAGGCAGCGGCGATTTCGCCTTGGGAGTGGCCCACCACAGCCGCCGGGCGCACCCCGTGCGCCTGCCACAGCCGCGCCAGGGACACCATCACCGACCACAGAACGGGTTGGATCACCTCCACCTGATCCAGCCCGGGCGCATCGGCCGCGCCCCGCACAACCGACAGCAGGTCCCAGTCCACGAAGGGACGCAGCGCCTGGCCGCATTCGTCCATCGCTTCGGCGAAAACCGGGCAGGAGTCCAGCAGCTCTCGCCCCATGCCGGGCCATTGCGAGCCTTGGCCCGGAAACACCAGCACCACGCGACCGTCTCCGCCGCCGGTCGTCATTCCCCGCACGACACCGTCGGCGTCACGGCCTTCCGCCACTGCCCGAAGCCGCTCGACGAACTCGGCCTGGTTCGAGCCGAGCACCACCGCGCGGTGCTCCAACTCGGCCCGGGTGTTGGCCAACGACCAGCCCACATCACCCGGCGAAAGTCCGGGCGATTCCTGGACAAAGTCCGCCAGGCGACCCGTCTGAGCGCGCAGCCCCTCCTCGCTTCGACCCGAGATCACCCAGGGCACCGGACCCGGTGAACCACTCGCGGAGAACAGCAGCGACGGCCTGTCCTCGGCAGAGCCGTCGGATGCGCTGCTCGGATCCACCGCATCGGTCGACGGTTGGGTGTCGCGATCCGGCGCCTGCTCCAGAACCACGTGCGCATTGGTCCCGGAGATGCCGAAAGCGGACACCGCCGCCCTGCGGGGCCGATCCAGTTCCGGCCAAGGCCGCGACTCCCGCAACACCGAGACGGTGCCCGCGGACCAATCCACGTGCGGGGTGAGTTCGTCGACATGGAGCGTCGACGGCAGGACACCGCGCCGCAGCGCCATCACCATCTTGATCACACCCGCCGCGCCGGCCGCGGCCTGGGTGTGCCCGATGTTGGACTTGACCGAGCCGAGCCACAACGGGCGGTCACCAGAACGGTCCTGACCGTACGTTGCCAGCAGTGCCTGCGCTTCAACCGGATCGCCCAGTTTGGTACCGGTGCCGTGCGCCTCCACCGCATCGACGTCATCGGGAGCCAGGCCCGCATTCGCCAGCGCCTGCCTGATCACGCGTTGCTGCGAAGGGCCGTTGGGCGCGGTCAGGTTGCTGCTTGCGCCGTCCTGGTTGATCGCCGATCCCCGAACCAACGCCAAGATCGGATGCTTGTTGCGCCGGGCGTCGGACAACCGCTCCAGCACGAGAAGGCCCACGCCTTCGGAGAACCCGGTTCCATCGGCACGGGAGGAGAACGCCTTGCATCGACCGTCCCGCGCAAGTGCTCGCTGGCGGCTGAAGACCGAGAACGTTACGGGGGTGGCCATCGTGGTAACGCCCCCCGCAAGCGCGAGGGAGCACTCGCCCTGCCTAAGCGCCTGTACCGCCAGGTGGAGCGTCACCAGTGATGAAGAACACCCGGTGTCCACAGTGACCGCTGGGCCTTCGAGCCCGAGCGTGTAGGCGATACGCCCCGACACGACACTGCCGGAGCTGCCCTGTCCGAGGTGCCCCTCAAGGTCCAGGATGTCGCCGGAACGCGCCCCGTAATCGTGGTGGATCAAACCGGCATAGACCCCGGTTTGACTGCCCCGCAACGACAACGGGTCGATACCGGCGTGTTCCAGCGCCTCCCACGAGGTCTCCAGCAGTAACCGCTGCTGCGGATCCATCGCGGTGGCCTCACGCGGCGAGATCCCGAAAAACTCGGCATCGAACTCGGCCGCGCCATGCAAGAATCCGGCCTCGCGCACGTACGACGTACCCGGATGATCCGGATCCGGGTGGAACAATTCCGCCAAATCCCAACCACGATCGGCCGGAAAGCCGCCAACCGCATCCCCCTCCGAGGCCACCAGCCGCCACAGCTCCTCCGGCGAACCCACCCCACCCGGAAAGCGGCAGCCGATGCCCACGATGGCGATCGGTTCACGGGCACTGCTCTCGATGGCGCGAAGCCGTTGGCGGGTGCGGTGCAGGTCGGCCGTTGCCCGCTTCAGGTAGGTGAGCCACTGCTCCTCACTCGTCACCGTCGTCACCTCATCATTCTCTGGACACAGCGGACCGGACACAGTCCCTCGGATATTCGGGGGAACACGGGCCCCTACGTCGCGCGACGATGAGCACGAAGGACCACGGATTTGTTGCGAGTCAGCAAACTCTTCCCGACAACACCATTACAGACCAACAGCCGACATTAGGGCGCGCCTGGCCAAATCACGCCAGCAGGCAAGTCGGCCGAATCGGATCGGCACCGTGCCGACTGCGCACCGGGTCCACGCGCCACTCGACTCGCCGACCGCCCGCATATGACTTTTAAGTTAATTGGTTGCTTGGATACAACAGTTGCGCGATTCGATGCGGAACCCGCGACCCGGCGTGATCTCGTCGAGAAATCCGGGGCACCAGAATCCGCGGCCGGGCGTCTTCGCGCCACTCCGGCCGATCCCGACTTGGCTTCGTCCCGGCGATTTCGGAAAACGGAAGAAAGGCACATCATTCGCGACCACGACGGCGGCGGGCCGCCATCATCCGGAAACCGCCGACACACCGAATTCGGCGGATCACCGTTCGCGGACTTCCGCAAGTCTTTTCTCCCACGTCTGTTCAACCTCGCGACCACTGTCCAGATCGGTCAGGATCAAGAATCGGTCCGCGGTGACCGCGTCGACGATGACCTGCGCCGCCTGCTGCGGCGCGAGCGCGCTTGCCGCGGCGCCGACCATCGCTTCGCCGAGTTCGGCCTGCAAGGATGCCGGCAGGGTCGCGACAAGCCGGTTCGATCGCGCGAAGTAGTCGGGACAACCCTGCGGCCCTGCCGCCAGGTACTCGAAGAACCTGGTGCGCACCGGTCCCGGGCAGACCACCGACACCCCGACGCCCGACCCGATGCCCGACAACTCGCCGCGCAAGGACTCGGACAACGCGACGACAGCGCTCTTGCTCGCGGTGTATGCGGCCACGAACGGCCGGGTGACGAGTCCGGCGATCGAGGCGACGTTGACCACATGGCCGCGATCGGCCTCTACCAGATGCGGGACGAAGGCTCGGATTCCGTTCACGACCCCGCCGACATTGACCGACCAGGCCAGATCCCAGTCGTCCGGGCGCACCGTCCAGCAGGGCCCGGCACCGATACCGGTGATGCCGGCATTGTTGATCACGAGGTCCACGCGGTCGAACTCGGCCAGCGTGAACCGCGCGAGATCTTCCATCTGCGCGAGGTCCGAAACATCAACCACCCGGCTGCGGACCTCACCGGGAAGCTCGCCCGCCGTTCGTCTCAGGCTCGCGTCGTCAATGTCCGCGAGCACCACGTGGATACCGCGTTCGACCAGGGAACTGGCGAGCGCTCGGCCGATCCCGTTCGCAGCACCGGTGACGACTGCCACATTCCCCTTCGCGAGTTCCATCGTCGGCCCTGTCTTCCCTTCCGCGCACGGCGAGACGCCCGTCCCATTCTGATTTGAACAACGACTACCCACCTACATCCGCATAAGCGGAAGCTTTGTCTGCGACACCGACAAAGAAATTCAAACGGTTTGCCGATTTCGTAGCGTCGATGCCCACGGCCCCAGCGGCAAGCAAAATCTTGCACGCTCGCCCGATAGGGTTCAATCACCCATTCGGGTTCCTCCGGCCAGGCGACTGGCGGCCAGGATCCCCGCAGCTCCGGGACCAGATACTCCTCGCGCCACACGAAAATACCTCAAGAAACCTGATGGACACCCTTAACGGATGATCAAGGCTGGTCCGTTGGGGCACAACCGCTTCCCAAAAGTCACCTCGCTGGACTTTACCCGAGAAGAGCACCGGTGTGTTTAGACTATCGCTCGCATCCCTGGTAACAGTTCAAGTGATGTTGGGACCAGGGCCCGCGATCAGCCGTGGGTCCGTCTTTTGGAAGTGCCGTAGCCGGTACCCAGATCAAACCAGACTGGAGCGAGAGCAGCATGCCTCGGTGCGACGCCAAGCAGCAGGAGTTCGAGTCGGCATACGATGGCCCGATCGCGATTGTCGGAATTTCCTGCCGACTCCCCCATGCTCCGCGCCCCGACGACTTCTGGCAGCTGCTGCGTGACGGCGCGGACGCGATCACGGAGACACCGTGGGACCGCTGGGACGGCAATGAGTTCTTCGGACTCGACGAGTCCGCACCGTGGCGGGAATGCCTGCGGCGCGGGGGTTTCCTGCCTCGGGTGGACGAGTTCGACGCGGATTTCTTCGGCATCTCGCCACGGGAAGCGACCGAGATGGACCCCCGGCAACGCCTCGCCCTGGAACTGAGCTGGGAGGCGTGGGAGGATGCCGGAGTCCTGCCCGAGCGGCTCCGGGGGAGCCGAACCGGCGTGTTCCTGGGGGCGATCTGGGACGACTACGCCACCATGCTCTACCGGCGTCGTGCGGACAGCATCACCCACCACACGATCACGGGCTCGCACCGGAGCATCATCGCCAACCGCATCTCCTACCACTACGGGATCGCGGGCCCGAGCATGGTCGTCGACACCGGCCAGTCTTCGTCGCTGGTGGCCGTCCATCTCGCCTGCGAGAGCCTGCGGCGCGGGGAATCGACTTTGGCCTTGGCCGGCGGTGTCAATCTCAACCTCTCGCCCGAAAGCTTCGTCGTGGCCGCACGCTCCGGCGCCCTGTCTCCGGACGGCCGCTGCTACGCCTTCGACGCCCGGGCGAACGGCTACGTCCGTGGCGAGGGAGCCGGGCTGGTCGTGCTCAAGCGGCTCTCCCAGGCCGTCTCCGACGGTGATCGCGTCTACGGTGTCATCCTCGGCGGAGCGACGAACAACGGCGGTGCCGACGCGGGGCTCACGGTACCCAGTCAGCAGGCTCAGGAAGAGGTTCTCCGACTCGCCTACGAGTGCGCCGGCACGGACCCGGCCGACGTGCAGTACGTCGAAGTACATGGCACCGGGACGAAACTGGGCGACCCCATCGAAGCCGCCGCGCTCGGCGCGGTCGTCGGCAACGCGCCCGGCCGTCGCCACCCGCTGCTCGTCGGGTCCGTCAAGACCAACATCGGCCACCTGGAAGGCGCCGCGGGCGTCGCGGGCCTACTCAAGGTCGTGCTGTCCCTGACGCACGGACGGATTCCGCCGAATCCGCGCTTCGAGACCCCGAATCCCGAAATCCCGCTGGACGCCCTGAACCTGACGGTCCAACGATCGCTGACGGACTGGCCCGTTCCCGACCAACCGCTGCTGGCCGGGGTGAGTTCCTTCGGCATCGGCGGCGCCAATTGCCATCTCGTGGTAGCGGCAGCGCCGACGGTGGCAGCCGACACACCCGCGGACTCGACAAGTCCTGCCGTGCTGCCATGGACGATCTCCGGGCGGAGTCCACAGACCTTGGCCGACCAGGCCAGTCGCCTGCGGACGCATCTCGCGGACCACCCCGAACTCGCCCTTGCCGACATCGGATATTCGCTCGCCACCACCCGGACCGGCTTCAGGCATCGAGCGGTACTGGTCGCCGAGGATCGGCAATCGTTTCTCGACACGCTCGATGTGCTCGCCGACGGCAAGAGCGGGCCCGGCATGGCACGGGGAGTCGCGCGGCCGGGAAAGGTCGCCTTCCTGCTACCCGGGCAAGGAGCGCAGCGACCGCGCATGGGACTGGAAATGTACGGGTGTTTTCCGGTCTTCGCGCGGTCTTTCGACGAGACTAGTTCGTTACTGGACAACCACTTGGAACGCCCGCTTCGCGAAATCGTGTTCGGCGACGAGGGATCGCCGGAGGCGGCGCTGCTCGACCAGACGTCGTACACGCAGGCTGCCGTGTTCGCGATCGAGGTGGCGCTGTTCCGACTCGCTGAGCATGTCGGCCTGCGCCCCGACTTCCTCCTGGGCCATTCGATCGGTGAACTCGCCGCCGCACACCTCGCCGGTGTCCTGTCGCTGGAAGACTCCTGCACCTTGGTCGCCGCTCGTGGCCGCCTGATGCAGCAGCTCGCGTCGGACGGCGCGATGGTGGCGCTCCAGGCCACAGAGGAGGAAGTGCTGCCGTTGCTGCGCGGCGAGCCGGCATCGATCGCCGCGGTGAACAGCCCGATGGCCGTCGTGGTCTCCGGGGACGAACACGCGGCTGAGCGGATCGCTGCGCACTTCGAGAAGATCGGCCGCAAGACAACCTGGTTGAATGTCAGCCACGCGTTCCACTCGGCGAAGATGGAACCGATGCTGCAAAGCCTCGTCGACACCGCTCGGGGTCTGACCTTTCACCCACCGCTCATCCCGGTCGTCTCCAATGTCACCGGAGAGGTCATCCCGGCGGAAGACATCTGTTCGCCCGAGTACTGGGCTCGCCAAGTCAGGCACACCGTCCGGTTCGCCGACGGCGTTCGGTGCCTCGAAGCGCAAGGTGTCACGCGCTTCCTGGAACTGGGGCCGGACATGGTGCTCGCGGGTGCGGCACGCGACAGCCTCTCGCCCGGGACGAATTCGTTCGTAGTCGATTCCGCCCAACGCAAGGGACGACCGGAGGCGCACACCTGGCTGTCCGCGCTGGGGAACCTGTTCAGCCACGGCGTCCCGCTCGATTGGGAAGCGGTGTATGAGCCGTACCATGGTCGCGCGATCCGCCTGCCCACCTACGCTTTTCAACGCGAGAAGTACTGGATCGACTCGGTCCGCACCAACTACTCGCCAGGCAACGCGCAAGCGCCGTACCAGGAAGCGGCGGCTCCGGAGCCGGCCGAGCGCTCCATCACGCAAGGCTCGGTGGCCTTGCCAGATCGGGAAACCTCCCTCGCTGTAGTGCTTGCGGAAGTCGGGTCGGCGCTGGGCTATCCGTCGGGCGCGTCCCCCGAACCGGATCGGACCTTCAAGGATCTCGGGTTGGACTCGCAGACCGCGGTGGAGCTCAGCGCTCGCCTGACCGCTGTCACGGGGAAGAACATCCCGACCACAGCATTCTTTTCGCACTCGACACCGGAAAGCCTTGCGGAACACCTCGCGTCGCAGTCCCCGTCGCGGGTCGACGCCCCGCCCGAGACTCACACCGAGGACGATCCGATCGTCATCGTCGGCATGGCCTGTCGTTACCCGGGCGGGGCGTCCTCACCGGACCAGCTATGGGAACTCGTGCGCAACGGCGATGCGGCGATCGGCGAGTTCCCCGACAACCGCGGGTGGAACCTGGACGCCCTGTTCTCCGACGAGGTCGGCGTTCCGGGCAAGTCCTACACCCGGCGGGGCGGGTTCCTCCACGATGCCGACCAGTTCGACCCGGCCTTCTTCGGGATCAGCCACCGGGAAGCACTGGTCATGGACCCCCAACAGCGATTGCTCGCGGAAACGGCGTGGGAGGCGCTGGAACTGTCCGGTATCGACCCGCTATCGCTTCGGGACACCGCAACCGGCGTCTTCGTCGGCGCCACTGACCAGGAGTACGGTCCACGACTTCACCAAGCGCAGGCAGCGCACAGCGGCCACGTCCTGACCGGGAACACGGTGAGCGTGGTCTCCGGTCGCGTGGCCTATGTACTCGGGTTGCAGGGGCCCGCGGTGACGGTGGACACGGCGTGTTCCTCGTCGTTGGTGGCGGTGCATTGGGCCTGTCAGTCCTTGCGGCAGGGCGAGTGCACGCTGGCCCTGGCGGGCGGTGTCGCCGTGATGGCGACTCCCGGGATGTTCGTCGAGTTCTCGCGGCAGCGGGGTTTGGCTCCCGATGGGCGGTGCAAGTCGTTCGCGGCGGCGGCGGACGGCACTGCGTGGTCCGAGGGCGTGGGCGTACTCGTCTTGGAGCGGTTGTCGGATGCGCGTCGTCATGGGCATCGGGTGTTGGCGGTGGTGCGGGGTTCGGCGGTCAATCAGGATGGTGCGTCGAATGGGTTGACGGCGCCGAATGGTGTGTCGCAGCAGCGGGTGATCCGGCAGGCGCTGGCCAACGCGGGGTTGTCGGCGGGTGAGGTGGACGCGGTAGAGGCCCACGGCACCGGCACCACGCTAGGAGACCCGATCGAGGCCGAGGCATTGCTGGCGACCTATGGCCAGGATCGTGGCGCGGATGGTCCGTTGTGGTTGGGGTCGTTGAAGTCCAACATCGGTCATGCGCAGGCGGCGGCGGGTGTGGCGGGTGTGATCAAGATGGTGATGGCCCTGCGGCACGGCCAGCTGCCCCGGACCCTGCATGTGGATGAGCCGACGCCGCATGTGGACTGGTCGGCGGGTGCGGTGTCGCTACTGACCCAGGCCCGCCCCTGGCCGCAGACGGGACAACCGCGCCGGGCGGGGGTGTCCTCGTTCGGGATCTCGGGCACCAACGCGCACCTGATCCTGGAACAGGCCCCCGAGCCCACCGGTGATACACCGGGTGAGGGTTCGCCGAGCGTGGTGGGTGTGGTGCCGTGGGTGGTGTCGGGCCGGTCCGCGGAGGGTCTGCGGGCCCAGGCGGGGCGGTTGGCTGATTTCGCCGAGCACGGTGCGGGGTTGGTGCCGGCGCAGGTGGGGTGGTCGTTGGCGGTGACCCGGGCCGCGCTGGAACACCGTGCGGTCGTGCTGGGCACGTCCCGGGAAGAGCTGGTGACTGGTCTGCGGGCCCTGGCTCGGGACGAGGAGATCCGGGGTGTGGTGCGCGGTGCCGCGTTGGCGGGTGCGGTAAGTGGTGCGGGCCGGGTGGGGTGGGTGTTTTCCGGTCAGGGCACGCAATGGTCCGGGATGGGCCGGGAGTTGTCTGAGCGGTTTCCGGTGTTCGCGGAGGCGTTCGAGGAGGTGTGCGCCGGGCTGGATCCTTTGATGCGGGCCGAGCATGGTGTGCGGGAGGTGGTGTGGTCCGAGCCCGGCTCACCCGAGTCCTCTCTGCTGGGGGAGACGGGGTTCGTTCAGGCGGGGTTGTTCGCGCTCGGGGTGGCGTTGTCGCGTTTGCTGGATTCTTTCGGGGTGCGGCCGGATGTGGTGGCCGGGCATTCGGTTGGGGAGATCACTGCTGCGTATGTGGCGGGGGTGTGGTCGTTGCCGGATGCCTGCCGTGTGGTGGCCGCTCGGGCGCGGCTGATGCAGCAGCTCCCCGCCGGGAAGATGGTGTCCATCCGCGCCGGTGAGGACCGGGTGCGTGCCTTGGTGGAGGGCCGGGAGGCCGAGGTGGGGATCGCGGCGGTCAACACCCCCGCCTCGGTGGTGCTCTCCGGCACCGACACCGCCATCACCCGGATCACCGAACAAGCACGACAGCAGGGGCTGAAGACCAAAGCACTGGCGGTCAACCGGGCGTTTCACTCCCCGCTGGTCGAGCCGATGCTGGAGGAATTCCGGGCCCTACTCGACCAGGTCGACTACCACACGCCGGTGCTGCCGGTGGTGTCCAACCTGACCGGACACCTCGCCGAACCCGAGCGGTTATGCACCCCGGCCTACTGGGTCGAACACGTCCGCCACCCCGTCCGGTTCGCCGACGGCGTCCGGACCCTGCACGAGCAGGACGTGAACACCTTCGTCGAACTCGGCCCCGGCACCACCCTGTCCGGCATGATCGGCGAAACCCTCCCAGGGGACATGCACACCGCGATTCCCACCCTGCGCAAAAACCAGCCGGAGACCGAAACCGTCCTGACCGCACTCGCCCACCTGTGGGGCCACGGCATCGAAATGGACTGGACGGCCCTCTACCCAGAAGACACCGCTTCCCGTGTCGAGCTGCCCACCTACGCCTTCCAGCACGAACGATTCTGGCTACCCCCCAACCCAATAGCCGATGACCTCGGCGATCAACTGTCGAGAAATGGTCTCTCGCGGCGTGATTCGTTGTTCCACCTCGACTGGGTTACGTTGCCGATGTCGCAGACGGGAGCATCCGAAACCAACCGGCTACTGGCACGTTCGGAGCAGACCGCGACACCGGACGATGGCGATTCCTCTTGGCACTGCGCGGAAATGGCGGAGTTGTGCGAGGCGACAGCAGCGAACGATTCGATGCCCGAGTGGGTGCTTCTGCGGGTGCCTGGCCGCGGCTCTAGCGCCGATGTCCCATCGTTGGCGCAGGACGCCGTTGGGCAAACGTTGCAGCAATTGCAAACATTCTTGCGGGACGCACGGTTCGCCAGTTCACGGCTCGTCGTGGTAACCCGTGGCGCGGTCGCCGCTGGCGAGGACGAGGTCGTGGACCTGGCCGGCGCCGCATTGTGGGGGCTGGTTCGCTCCGCGCAGTCCGAGCATCCGGACCGGTTCGTGCTCGTCGATGTCGACGACGCGGCCGTGGATCTCGGTGCGCTCGCCGATGTGGTTGCTTCGGGTGAGCCCCAGTTCGCGGTGCGGAATGCTCAGGTACTGGTGCCTCGACTGGCGCGCGTGCCTTCCGCGAGCGAAGCGGTGCCCTCGCCGTGGGGTCCGGACGGGACCGTGCTGATCACCGGCGGTACCGGCCTGCTGGGCGGGTTGGTGGCCCGTCACCTCGTGAGCGCTCATGGTGTCCGTGATGTGGTGTTGACTTCCCGCAGGGGGCTGGCGGCCGACGGTGCACGCGAGCTGGTCGAGGAACTCAGCGAAAAGGGTGCGCGGGTTCGGGTGGTGGCCTGCGATGTGGCCGACCGCCAGGCCGTAGCCGAGCTTTTGGCAGACCTCGATGATTCGCAGCCGTTGGCGATTGTTCATGCCGCGGGCACCGCCGACAACGGATTGATCGAGGCGCTGACGCCACAACGATGCGCTGCGGTGTTTCGGACCAAGGCCCAGGGCGCGTGGAACCTGCATGAGCTCACCGCTGACCGCCCGGTCTCGGCGTTCGTGCTGTTCTCCTCCGCCGCCGCGGTGCTGGTCAACCCGGGCCAGGGCAACTACGCGGCGGCAAACGCATTCCTGGATGCGCTGGCTCGGTATCGCCGGGGTCTCGGCCTGCCCGGCCAGTCACTGGCTTGGGGCCTGTGGGAATCAG
The sequence above is a segment of the Saccharopolyspora phatthalungensis genome. Coding sequences within it:
- a CDS encoding SDR family oxidoreductase; protein product: MELAKGNVAVVTGAANGIGRALASSLVERGIHVVLADIDDASLRRTAGELPGEVRSRVVDVSDLAQMEDLARFTLAEFDRVDLVINNAGITGIGAGPCWTVRPDDWDLAWSVNVGGVVNGIRAFVPHLVEADRGHVVNVASIAGLVTRPFVAAYTASKSAVVALSESLRGELSGIGSGVGVSVVCPGPVRTRFFEYLAAGPQGCPDYFARSNRLVATLPASLQAELGEAMVGAAASALAPQQAAQVIVDAVTADRFLILTDLDSGREVEQTWEKRLAEVRER